The following coding sequences are from one Sciurus carolinensis chromosome 11, mSciCar1.2, whole genome shotgun sequence window:
- the LOC124960206 gene encoding olfactory receptor 1052-like → MGGWNHSGVEEFLLVGLTENPNLQIPLFLLFALIYFITLTGNWGMIVLIRLNTQLHTPMYFFLSNLSFCDICYSTVFAPKMLANLLSKHKSSTFSGCVLQSFFFAVYVTTEGMLLSMMAYDRYVAIANPLMYTVIMTQSVCIQMVLASYLGGLINSLTHTIGLLRLDFCGPNIVDHYFCDIPPLLRLSCSDARTNEMLLLFFSGVIPVVTFIIIMVSYVHIIVAIQRIRSAEGRRKAFSTCVSHLTAVTLLYGSVSFSYVQPSSKYSLEQEKVSAVFYTLVIPMLNPLVYSLRNKDVKDAAKKSFLWKRNPT, encoded by the exons ATGGGAGGCTGGAATCATTCAGGGGTGGAGGAATTCCTTCTGGTAGGGTTAACCGAAAATCCTAACTTGCAGATCCCTCTCTTCTTACTCTTTGCCCTGATTTATTTTATCACTCTGACAGGTAATTGGGGGATGATTGTCTTAATCAGGTTAAACACCCAGCTTCACACTCCAATGT acttcTTCCTTAGCAATCTCTCTTTTTGTGATATCTGCTACTCCACAGTTTTCGCTCCTAAGATGCTGGCCAACCTCCTTTCCAAACATAAGTCCAGTACATTTTCTGGCTGTGTTCTACAGAGCTTCTTTTTTGCAGTGTATGTGACCACAGAGGGCATGCTCTTGTCTATGATGGCTTATGACAGGTATGTGGCAATAGCCAATCCCTTGATGTATACAGTCATTATGACCCAAAGTGTCTGTATTCAGATGGTCCTTGCATCTTACTTGGGTGGTCTCATTAATTCACTGACACACACCATAGGTTTGCTCCGACTAGACTTCTGTGGTCCTAACATTGTAGATCATTACTTCTGTGACATTCCTCCTCTCCTGAGGCTTTCCTGCTCTGATGCCCGTACCAATGAGATGCTGCTCTTGTTCTTCTCTGGGGTCATTCCAGTGGTCACTTTCATCATCATCATGGTCTCCTATGTGCACATCATTGTTGCCATCCAGAGAATCCGCTCTGCTGAGGGGAGGcgcaaagccttctccacctgtgtctCCCACCTGACTGCTGTGACCTTGTTATATGGATCTGTTTCCTTCAGCTACGTCCAGCCAAGCTCTAAGTATTCCTTGGAACAGGAGAAGGTGTCTGCTGTGTTTTACACCTTGGtgatccccatgctgaacccACTCGTTTATAGCCTGAGGAATAAGGATGTGAAAGATGCAgcaaaaaaatcatttctgtgGAAGAGAAACCCCACTTGA